Part of the Prunus dulcis chromosome 8, ALMONDv2, whole genome shotgun sequence genome is shown below.
GAATTCCTGTTCGCAATATTTGCTGATAATGACCAATCTTTTATCAAATATGTTACGGCAGAGGTTCCAAAACAATTGCATCTTTTTTCCAGTGTCTTTAGTCATTGTTGAATGTAAATACCTTGAACTTTGCTAGATCTGGTAGGGAGAATTGAACGTTTGTTGCTATTATGTGGCCTAGAATGGTTAAAAACAACAAACGTTGGAATGGAATGGATTAAAATACTCATTATTCATTAGAAGATAAACACTTGCCAATACCCCTTCATTCTTTTGATATCTACTTTTCTGATACTCAAACATATGTGATTACTTGGAAATTTTCTACTCAATATTTATCTGTGGCATGTATGTCTTCTACAGGTTTTTGATCTATATGGACTTGGCTTGCGACAAGCCCTCTCAACACCCAATCTTCAAAAGGAACTTAACCTAAAGGTAATTACCATGCAGCAAAATTCTTGGACTCAGAAGCTTCCAAATCATTTGATAAATTCTGGtcagtaaatttttttaatttggagtTGTCCATTATCTAGAGCAAACGCAGTTAGGCATCTGTCTGTAATTTATGGTAGAGATTTGCATTATCATGATTCATGATACTtggctttcattttctttctattttataGCATCACAAATATCCACAACGGGATTTATAGTTTCCCGCATGCTACAGGTTGGCAAACTGTCTACTGGTGACTCTCTACATATGTCCACACAGGATGAAGCATCAATGGTTGCGAATGACGCTGTAGTTAAAGACATGGAGGTAACCTTGTAACTAAATCATAGCTTTCTTCATAGCATATAAGATAAGGGTATCCCTACTTAGTTCTGTTGTATTCTACAGTCATTTTTACATTGCAttaaagcttttttttttctttccgaaaaacaaaaattgggtTTCAGGCTGCAGCTGTTGCCTACGTGGCAGATCTGTTGAAAGTACCCTCAGTATTTCTTAAAGTTGTGATTGATATAAAAGATGGTGAGGAAACAACTGCAGAAGAATCTTCGCAAAGCTTCGCAGCTCTTGAACGTGCGGTcacccaagttactgattttaTTAATGGAAAGTGCCTCTCAGATCTTTGACATATTCATTGAAACCTATTGTAGTGATGAAATTTGACATGAAAAAAATGTCCCCTGGACTGCAATTATTAGATATCTGCAGATTTTGGTAAGTTGTTATTCTAAGTCCAACAGAAACAGTTCGTAGTTGTGTCACTATATATTATAAACTCTATTGTGCTGACTTAATAACAAGTAATCTTCTGCTCTTTTATAAGTTGGCATATTCTTGGTGAACCGTCTGTTACCTGCTCGGAAGCAGTTTGAAGGTTTAATCCTTGTTTAGATGGTCATTTTCTGAGTTCTGGTTGTCTGAGGCTGTTCTTCCACAGTACAATGTGACTTGAAATGTGACTTGAATAAGCTCTATTTTCTTAACAATGCCTGGCttctgaaaattaaaaatcaaaactaacttcaaatgaatttttagttttaagaaCACAAGTATCAAAATTTAACCGTAAATATTGATCCTTGAGGCTGGTCGATGTTTTTCAGCTTCACACTACGCTACATGTGTGgtgaccaaaaacaaaatgttacATATGTAGGTTTTGTATTTGTAACATGAATTGCAGACATTCACACATTGAGGGGTCATGCAGATTCAATGTTAATTACTTCTCTCAGCCAGGACATGCCAAACCAgtgggttttagttttatgATTCTGTGAACAGAATAGAAGTGATCTCGGGACCAAAAGTATATatagagaaaataaatatttgatttCAAATGTAAAACACCACCAGTGCAACAAATCTACATGAACAGCTTGCTTCTCACCTCAGACCAACCCTTTATCTGCACCCTTAAACATAATCTACATGAACACCTTACTTCTCAACTAAACCACTAACCTATGTATAAGAATTGCACACCGCATGATGTTTCTCCCTATATGAAAATGTTTAACACCATATGTCCCTTGAGTTTAATCTAATGTCATAAGTATGCGGTGgaactgtatatatattagCAGCCCAATAGTTGTTTTACTGCAAGGGTCAGAAGTTACAAGACCTCTTATGCTTGAGGCATATCACCAAGTGTTTTGAAAGAGAGACCAGCGAACTACTAGACATGGGGAGTGAGCATGTTGGGCAGGGAGGTTCCATAATGAAGGCCAACGGCGGCAGAGCGACGATTTTGGCTCTTGGCAAGGCCTTCCCTCATCAGCTTGTCATGCAGGATTTTCTGGTTGATGGGTATTTCAGAGATACCAACTGTGATGATCCTGAACTTAAGCAGAAGCTGGCTCGACTCTGTAAGTCCATCAACTaaagttcttttttatttttctatttacaACATTGACACACCAATAATTGCGCACAGCCATTAACCAAAATATGATCATACATTGTAAAATCAAGCTACTACACATATAGACTGCGCATGTGGATCTTGTGAAGGGAAATATTCTCTTGCCAAACCTTTTATCTGTATCATTAATCAGGTGAATGTTTTTTGGAACGTATGATCTGTAGTAACAATCTAACAACATAACATACTAGATATCTTGATAGAGCATAGTGTCCTATGTAATTTAAAGGCAACATTATATGGTTTTAGTAATTCTTATATGGCAATTCACAGGCAAGACAACAACAGTCAAAACTAGGTATGTTGTCATGTCAGATGAGATTCTAGAGAAGTACCCAGAGCTTACAACTGAAGGCACACCCACTATAAAGCAAAGACTGCATATTTGTAACGAAGCTGTAACACAGATGGCAATTGAAGCTTCACGAGCTTGCATCAAGAACTGGGGGAGACCTACTTCAGATATAACACACTTGGTCTATGTCTCATCCAGTGAAGCTCGACTACCCGGTGGTGACATTTACCTAGCAAAAGGACTTGGCCTCCGTCCCGAGACTCAAAGGGTCTTGCTTTACTTCTCAGGCTGCTCGGGTGGTGTGGCTGGCCTTCGTGTTGCCAAGGACATTGCTGAGAACAATCCAGGAAGCAGAGTACTACTTGCTACTTCTGAAACCACTATTATTGGCTACAAACCACCAAGTGCACATAGACCGTATGATCTTGTTGGTGTTGCACTATTTGGGGATGGTGCTGGAGCCATGTTGATTGGCTCAGACCCTGACTTAATCTCTGAAAAGCCTCTGTTTGAGCTTCACACTGCCATACAAGAGTTCCTGCCAGACACCGAGAAGACCATTGATGGAAGGGTCACAGAAGAGGGGATTAGTTTCAAGCTAGGAAGAGAGCTTCCTCAGATAATTGAAGATCACATTGAAGGGTTCTGTGGGAGGTTGATGGGAGTTCTTGGATATGATAACAAGGAGTACAATAAGATGTTTTGGGCTGTTCATCCAGGAGGTCCTGCAATCTTGAACCGGTTGGAGAAGCGTCTTGATTTGTTCCCAGAGAAGTTAAATGCCAGCCGACGAGCTCTGGCAGATTATGGCAATGCTAGCAGTAATACCATAGTGTATGTGCTGGAGTACATGATAGAAGAGAGCAAGAAGATCAAGAAGGAACAGCAAGAAGGAGATGGTGAATGGGGATTGATACTGGCTTTTGGACCTGGAATTACTTTTGAGGGAATTCTAGCAAGGAACCTTGCTGTCTAAGCATAAAGCCAAATCTTAGATAGCTCACTAGAATTTTTATATCTGCTGTCATTAGGCCACATGAGGTGCGCTTATGTTTATGTAATTGTCTTTCCATTGATTTCAATTGAATATATAAGACTGAAGTTCTTAAAGTCTAACAATCCTTAAAATCAGTCCaagtttattattttgttttcgttCCAACCAAATGACCCAAAATCAATTTGATAATTGTTGTTTACCCTATAATCTAGAAATTCTTGCTTACAACAGGGTTGTTGTACACGTGAGGTTAGATGCGAGGGTGTTGTATTCAAACCGTCCTACGCATGAATTTTCCCCTACAATCCTTGATAGATACGAATTTTCTTGGGATTATTAGCTGAAGTGTCACAGGACAAGTGGGATTAGTAACCTTAATTTAAGGTAGGACCAAGAAAAAAGACCCAAAAGTcggacaaaaaaaatgaaacaaagacCAAAAAATTGTGGTGGGACCGGTGAAGTAGGCACTTGGTAGAAACAGGAAAGCAGTTTGTGGTTTGATAGTGCTGTAGGAAATTGAATATTGAACCAAAGAAATGAAGCAATGTGAATCCACTCAAGTTGGCGGGCAGATGGCAGACAAGTGCTTTACACTTTGTCCTGCATCCATTGTTAAATATATGCTTGAGCAAATTAACTGGATGTAGAAAGAAACGATTCTGTAGTAGTAAACTTTAGCAAATGTTAGCACCTAGTAAGAAAAGATGAAGCAATTCAGAAAAGTCAtgtctaaattataaatataaattaaattcacTCCATCTCCAACTTTACAAACAACCCACTTCATCCCCagtcatgattttttttttcattaaaagaGAGAACTAGAACCTTGTGGAGAGCAAAAAGGGGAACTTAAACAACAATGACCAGCCACATGCCTAGCTAAGTTAAGTCTTGATGGCAGTGCGCTTGCAAATCACAGCAGAACTGGAGTGAACTCATACAACTCCAGAAGGGAGACGGAGGACTAGCTGCCCTCCAAAAACACTGCCAAACAAAAACATCCATAATAGGTAAGGGttgaatgaaataaaatatacatttGGGGGAAGATAATTGCGATGCAAGTAAACTTGGCAAAAAATATAATGGATTGAGGCCCAACCTTTTGACATAGTAGTAACAGAAGTCTGCTAATATGAAAGTCTGAACAATTTCTGAAATAAGAACCATAGAAGGCCATAACCCGTAGCCCAAGGCTACAAGCAAGTGTCCGCGAGTATCTAATACCTGTCGGAGCAATAGATAAAAATTTATTAGCAGCAGAATGCAAAGAACTCATACCCTTtaacaaaactaaaataatCGCAGCAACATACTCGTCTAAGATTTTGACCATTTAAGCGCCCATATACAGTACTACATAATTAGTACAAGTGCCAAAGCTTGGACAGATGGactacaaaaatcaaaatatgaaaatttgttCTATACTGTTCATCTCATCATCAAGATGCCACTTCCAAATATGACACTAAAGCAACTCATCTTGAAACATGCAGAATGaccattttttaaaatgccacaaataaatcaatctaaaataaaagcaaacaTATACAAAAATCAAACCTGGAGAACCCAATGGGCACAGCTGAGGAACCTTGCGACACCCAGTGCAAACACATAATGAGCTGTGAATGGCTCAACAATCTGAAAAgtacaaaaagaagatgattCATAGGGGAAACTAGTAGTATGCAGTCAAATCGTCAAACccataaaaatacaaatttttcaTTCTATGAAATTAGACCTTTGTGTTCTGCATGACGCGCAACTGGGGCAGTACGGAAACAGCTTCCAGATACACACAAAATGCCCAGGAAATCCTGTTCAATAAATGATGAGACGTTGATGGATGAATGAACAAAGCTAATAGAGCACATGGTACCACCTgcatcaaataaaataaaaataaggataTTACTACTAGAAAGAAAGCAACTTCATTAATAGCAATAGCAAGCAACAACATAACTTCGGTCCAGAATAAACTTCACAATGCATCATGACTGAAAGAGGAAGTCAATCAAATAATTGTTCAAGATGTAATAATGCAAACTGACAAGATCGCACACCCCAATAAGCATTAATTTTTCCTTATCACTTTGATCAGAGACTCgagcaaagaaaaaagataatgcTTTTATAATCTGTGAGAATTCTCCTTCACATACACACTcttatttgaaaagaaaacagtgATGAAGAGAGAAACTCACGACATAGTATATTGCAAAATTGTCTTTGTCCTCCATGTAACTAGACTTTAAGTTGAAGCGGATCATATAAATAACCCAGAGGGTCGTCACCAGCGTAGCTAAATCAAGCAGGGTGTGTATATCATATTCCATCACAAAACTGCAATACAATCTCACAGCTAAAAACATAGCTGTTAACTCCTGGGATTTGAGTGATAACCCTGCAAACAATTCCAATATTTCCCAATCAAAACACGAGTTTCATAGCATAAAACATATTCAACAGGTTGgtgaaaaaaaagggaggaaaatttaaaacagaaaagaaaaacattccGGAGATAAAAcatgtaaaaattaaaaattaaattaaaactttagccttattaatcttctttttttgaagGATAAGCTTATGAATTTCTGTTCTAACAATTATATTGTCAAGCCAATAAATCCCAGATTTTTCCACCGTTCATAACAATTTCtcatcaaacaaacaaaacccaataaaGGATTTGCATGTGAAATTCCAGTCATCCTAATATTGAAGAACCCCCATTCGCCGCAATAGAAAAGTTTGTACCAAAATCGAATCAACACTTTCCAGCATTCCTAAAAATTGTTGGGAAAgccaaacaaaaccaacaaagggaaaacaaacaaaaaaaccctaaaaaggTCAATACTTTACCAGCACAAGTCTTCTCCTTCGTGAGCTTGTAGATTAGGACCATGATTCCAATTGAGTGCACAGCCTCAGCTGCAACAAAGAGGTTATCGTGATCGTGAACGATAAATCGGAGCACCACCAGAGCCGCCATGCCCGTTACGACGGCCAGAAAGGCCTTCACTTTCGGCGGCTGGCGTCGAACCCATGTCGATACGGTGTGGATCGGCCTCTTCGGAGCCCTCATGAGGTTTTCcgttgtttttctttcactttttttccttctctgaTTTTCTCGGGCTCTTGATTTTCCCGGAAAGTGTGATGAGGTGGAGAGAAAGTGAGGTAACTTATTAATGTGAGTAGTTGTGGTGCGGAACAGCCTCtgttaagagagagagagagagagagagagagagagagattaggACTGTTTtgcaaggaaaaaaaggattttGCGAAGGCAAACATTTTCTTCTGTGATTTCGGGTGGGTTATCCGGGCACCCGAATTAGATATCCGGACCCAAGTTTAATAAAAGAAGACGTACTACACCCGTTGCATGTCGTTTTTAGCATGCTTCTGAATTCTGATGTGTCGTTTGCACTGAACGTGAGAATGTGGCGTGTGGATTGGATGACAAGGCAAGGCAccgttctttttctttttctttttttcttttttttagaaaCAACTTTTACGTTTCCTTGCTTGCCACAGACCATTGCGTACGTATATACataatcgggtaataatcatttatgtcatattgcatttatatatatcattttgaaccatttgattaatatccaacggtaggtgaccacaatctcttggactcctgtggtccaagagatcgagactgtctatatatatagtaaaaagtagagaatggtgaaacattcaaaatatcagaaaatgtccttagttaattcaaacattaagaattgaaattattaattaaattaagataatatggtaaattcacattttttatactaaaaacattaaaattaaaaacaaaatcaaataataggtcctacttttatggaacataactacccatattatcttttcttaattctaaaaatagattttttttttttaaacaattggCACATGCTAGGACTactataataaataattataaaactataagtaaaaaaaattttcggTATCCAACACAAgttggaatttggaaattctatttcttgttttgttttgtccaCAATCATATTTCAAAAAGAATTCTGCATGtccaataattataaataaataataaagaatTCTATATGTACAACATTTTATCACGGAGGTAATTGGTTTAAGCCATTTATGATTGGGAAAGTATCAATCCTCTCGCTCactcatattataatatatttataatatatctgataaatacatatattataagTATATTATTAATGAATAAATACATGTATCATAAGAGGACTGTAACACCACTTAAAGGagttattttagttttttttaatttataattataatgaGGATTTCTAGATTGACAACCAGAATTACCAAATAGGCAACAACCGATGATATATCACACACCAATCAGAATATGACACCTTGACCTTGTGGAAGGTTATCTTCCCAAAATTTGGTGAACTAAATTCCTACTTTCCCAGCAGTTCTGAATGAAGGCTTTTTGGGGCTGACTAGTGCTCAAAGTCAAAAGTCTTCCAATGAACAATAACAACTCCAACACAAAAGCAGGCAGCAAACAAATTGCTCTTTTTCATTAGTGTTTTAACCAAAATATGACTTTGGGCTTAAGTCTTTGTTAAGGGAAAGTCCCTGCATCAATCTCATCTCTTCAAGGTGGTATGACATAATATGGTTTTCACCGCAAACACGCACAGATTGGTGGGGGGGGAGGTGGGGGAGGggggagaaagagatagagagagagctataaaAAAGGGTTTTGTACCAGGAAAAGACATATTACAAGCATACTACTATACAAGTAGCTTATTTAAAATGAAGAAGCAAGAAGCTAATACTTCATTGTAGTTGGTCCCCTTCAACCCCACCTAACCACTAAACCGACAACCCTTGTGCTGAATAGGTCATAGGTTGACCAATCGAATTAGCAAGTCCACGAATTTGATCTCTTCATTGCCGGCTTCATCTGTTTGTCTTCCTCGAGCGCTATCATACCCAAATGAGACGGGTCTTCCAACAACATCTTTGCTACCAAGTACCCCGCTACTGACCAGGTCTGGAATTTACGGGCCTGCTTCCCAATGTAACGGCCAAGTTTCCCATCATAGTATTCAGGCCAATTGTCTTTCAGCAATCTGCTCTCAGCAAGTTCAATGGCACGTCGAGCAATCTGGGGCCGCCCAGTCTTGATGCATGCAGCAGTGAGAAGCCATAACAGCACTGTATCAACCACAATGACAACATGTAAATGGCAGGAAAAATAAAGGAACACCCTAACAACAACATCACCACATCATTTAATTATCACGGTGAGATGTATACACAGGTACATGTAGAGTACTCAAGCTTTAGGCAAAGTAAAAATACTACAGTTTTTATCTCAATTCACTGCTAATAACTCATGACCAAACCTTTCTAGTGACAAAAATGACAACTTCTCCAAAAATTTATGGAGTAAAATAGTTATGAAACATCCTACTCTACTTGCAAGTTGCATCTGTTGCTCTGTCCTAGAAAACCCCTATATTCTCTCATCTCGTCTGCAATTATTTGCAGACATTCAGTCCATGCCAAGATAGCGTTGATGCTGTCTTGAAAAATTTCAAACGCTGAATTAtagggaaaaagaaatttgcaCCATGGATAGAGAAATGTGGACAAAAGAGGGTGAAATCTACAAATTAGTGAAGAATAAGAGTTGGTTGAGTAAAGATTCAATATGCTTTCATGTAAACTGCAGAATTGGTCCAGCAGAATGGGCCAAAGGAGGGGTGAAGGAGGCGACATGGGAGAAGGATGGGGAGCAGGGGAGAAGTTCTCTTTTTCCAATCTTTTTCTACTGATCTATTGTGCAATTTCCATAATGCCATCAGTAGTTACGGTAAAATTTTGTACAGAGGAGGCTATAGAGTGCAAGCATACCTGGCCAAGACCCTCCGTTGTGGTAGCTCCATCTTGTATTTTTCGGGTCGCAGCCTGTTACAATCCGCCATTCATGACTTTCTATAGCTGGATAACAAACCTTTAGTGGCATTTCTCCTGCCAATTCTTCCCACCGTGATTCTATGAGATCCATTATTGCCACGGATTGTTCAGGGGTTGCCAAGGATGAAAGAATCGCCATACAATTACCCAAGCAAAACCAACGGAAATCCATTCTGGCGGGACTGATATTCCCAATAAAGTAACCACCACCAGTTGGCATAAAATCAAAGACCCAGTCTGGAAGAGAATCTGGTATCACATTGAACTTGTTGACCGCTGTATGTGAGTACTCTTCAGTTTTATATCGATATATGTCATTTAACTGCTTAAAGTCAAGCCAAAAGTAACTTCTCATGTGATAGCTCAAGGCATGAAGGCGTTTTACTATGCGCTCTACAAACTCCTTCCCCTCATCATCTTGCTTAAGCAACAGCAAAGCACATCTTAAAGCCATGAAGAAAAGAGCCTGAATTTCGATGGGGTACCCATAGACACCCtgaaaacacaaaaccaaTACAGAAGTGAGCCTAAGGAATTGAAAAGATAGGCaacacaaaaccaaaatctaaaaaagcagCATATTTAtcttaaaatacaaaattgaaAGCAGCTAGTAGTGACGACTGATGAAGATCAATGAATGCTCTAACAAGAGAGTGCCCACAGTGCTTCATATTACAAGAAAATGTAATCTAAATTaactttcttttgcttttgtttttgttttttgcaatTTAATTGATGACAAGCTGAAAATTTGATGGGGAGATTAAAAGTTCTCAAAAGTCTGTGCACCAAAACATCACGATGGGTTTAGTTGCATGAATTTACCTCTGCC
Proteins encoded:
- the LOC117636435 gene encoding type III polyketide synthase B yields the protein MGSEHVGQGGSIMKANGGRATILALGKAFPHQLVMQDFLVDGYFRDTNCDDPELKQKLARLCKTTTVKTRYVVMSDEILEKYPELTTEGTPTIKQRLHICNEAVTQMAIEASRACIKNWGRPTSDITHLVYVSSSEARLPGGDIYLAKGLGLRPETQRVLLYFSGCSGGVAGLRVAKDIAENNPGSRVLLATSETTIIGYKPPSAHRPYDLVGVALFGDGAGAMLIGSDPDLISEKPLFELHTAIQEFLPDTEKTIDGRVTEEGISFKLGRELPQIIEDHIEGFCGRLMGVLGYDNKEYNKMFWAVHPGGPAILNRLEKRLDLFPEKLNASRRALADYGNASSNTIVYVLEYMIEESKKIKKEQQEGDGEWGLILAFGPGITFEGILARNLAV
- the LOC117636437 gene encoding ER lumen protein-retaining receptor erd-2.2-like, yielding MRAPKRPIHTVSTWVRRQPPKVKAFLAVVTGMAALVVLRFIVHDHDNLFVAAEAVHSIGIMVLIYKLTKEKTCAGLSLKSQELTAMFLAVRLYCSFVMEYDIHTLLDLATLVTTLWVIYMIRFNLKSSYMEDKDNFAIYYVVVPCALLALFIHPSTSHHLLNRISWAFCVYLEAVSVLPQLRVMQNTKIVEPFTAHYVFALGVARFLSCAHWVLQVLDTRGHLLVALGYGLWPSMVLISEIVQTFILADFCYYYVKSVFGGQLVLRLPSGVV